The Salmo salar chromosome ssa06, Ssal_v3.1, whole genome shotgun sequence sequence TGCCGACTCTATAGACCGTTCGGTATAAGGTTGTACTTTTTTCGGTTGGTGTCTTTCAATGCAAGACAGTATTGTCGCTTTCTAGTAATCTTCGGACCGGCAGTTCTAGGTCATTCATTCCGCCAGCTCATTGTGCTGCGCCGCGCAGAGGGACAGAAACGGAGCAGACAGTCTCGAGCCCTAGCTTGTAGGACATGTCGCAATCAGCGACTTTTCAAGTTGACAGTTGGCTGTTTTTATGTTGAGTGAGATGTCAATCATATTTTGAATTCGTTTATTTAACTACTTTAGTATGCGAGCCTTTCTGATCAATAACATTGTGTCAAATATTGTATCAAGGGTATTACTTGTATCAAGTGTGTATCAAACTGCAAATGGTTACATAGCCACGGTAGGCATGATACATTGTGTCTATCAAGCCTTCTTTTTGTGTATTTTGATAGTTTTGTAACATTTATAGAGACTGCTgctcagtggcggttctagaccatttcaactgggggggccaagctggggccagttgtactgttagaggggccagttacattagacgttattgttgtcatatcgttttcttcactgcattgcaggcattagcaggcaaaagaccatgttcataatcatcatcgttgccactgtctaataatggatgtaaaaaagaacaatagcaaaaatgtatgtaaaaattatttcatactccacatttaggggggccacaagggggtctaaaattgttgtcacaggggcactgcccacccccagaaccgctagtgctgcTGTTATGGCTTGCTGCAGCGAAATGTTGAGCAAAGAGATTTATTTCTGCACAGGCTGCGGTTGCAGTGCGCCAACCCGACTACAGAGTGAATATGTGGGCTAGTGGAGGGGGTGAGGGATACGATATCCCACAGAAGGATGTACAATATTACACGGTCAGGGCTCGCAGCCAAAATGGTACGAAAAACCGCAATTCGAGTTTTGGCTCTTGCATAACTATAATGTGTTTTCTGTACTCTTTTGTCTTGCAGGACTTTGGAGTTCGAATCCCAAGACCCCTGGGAAATGGACCAAGTAGATTTATCCCTGAAAAAGAGGTATGGAGAacaaaaactatttttttttgGACTTCAAAACAACTAACAAGTAAAATATCTATGCAAATGATCAATAACTTTGTTTTATTACAGATCTTTAGTTAGCATCTTATACCAATAAGGGAATTACATTAAATTCACTGTATCTATTGCGTCAGATCCTTCAAGTCAGTAAAGTAGACCCCAGGACACAATCGATATTTGAGGACGCATTCGCAGCACTGGGTCGCCTTGACAACATCTCTTTGGTGATGGGCTTCCACCCACAGTACCTGGAGAGCTTTCTGAGGACACAGCACTACCTGCTGCAGATGGACGGGCCCTTATCCCTGCACTACCGCCACTACATAGGCATCATGGTGAGATCCCTAACCCCCTACTCCAACCTCTACACTACCACAGTATAGCCACTACATAGGCATCATGGTGAGATCCCTAACCCCCTACTCCAACCTCTACACTACCACAGTATAGCCACTACATAGGCATCATGGTGAGATCCCTAACCCCCTACTCCAACCTCTACACTACCACAGTATAGCCACTACATAGGCATCATGGTGAGATCCCTAACCCCCTACTCCAACCTCTACACTACCACAGTATAGCCACTACATAGGCATCATGGTGAGATCCCTAACCCCCTACTCCAACCTCTACACTACCACAGTATAGCCACTACAGAGGCATCATGGTGAGATCCCTAACCCCCTACTCCAACCTCTACACTACCACAGTATAGCCACTACAGAGGCATCATGGTGAGATCCCTAACCCCCTACTCCAACCTCTACACTACCACAGTATAGCCACTACATAGGCATCATGGTGAGATCCCTAACCCCCTACTCCAACCTCTACACTACCACAGTATAGCCACTACAGAGGCATCATGGTGAGATCCCTAACCCCCTACTCCAGCCTCTACACTACCACAGTATAGCCACTACAGAGGCATCATGGTGAGATCCCTAACCCCCTACTCCAGCCTCTACACGACCACAGTATAGCCACTACAGAGGCATGATCaagccctctatctctctacctacAGAGTACGTTTTTAATTCTTGAACACTCATCTATAGACTGTACATTTAGACTTCTTGGGCAGTCTGGTAATTGTCTCCCTTCCCTCCCAGGCTGCTGCCAGACACCAGTGCTCCTACCTGGTCAACCTGCACGTCAACGACTTCCTCCAGGTGGGAGGGGACTCCAAGTGGCTGAATGGCCTGGACGGAGCCCCACAGAAGCTGCAGGCCCTCGGGGAGCTCAACAAGATCCTGGCCCACCGGCCCTGGCTCCTCACCAAGGCACACATCGAGGTACGCGTGGGGGGCTGGATCTGTGACACACACTCCCAGAACTGGACAAAGggacaggttagggttatgtaACAGAGACCGAAATTATGGGATGAGGCCTGGCCAGAGTTACACAGCTGCTAACTTTGCAGGGTTAGTTAAATAACTTTATGAAAGGGGGATCTGTAGAGAAGAGGGGAAGGGATGGGTAGAGAGATTAAAACAATTGGAAGGGGATAGATGGATAGAATGTGAGACAGGAAAAGAAAAGATTCCACCCAAAGGAAACTACTGATTGACTTACGCCCCCCCCTCTTCTCCAGCACCTGCTGAAGGCTGAAGAACACAGCTGGTCCCTGGCTGAGCTGATCCATGCTGTGGTGCTCCTCACACACTACCACTCCCTGGCCTCCTTTACCTTCGGCTGTGGCATCACCCCCGAGATCCACAGTGACGGGGGGCACACCTTCAGACCCCCCTCCCTCAGCCAGTACTGCGTCTGCGACATTGCCAATGGCAACGGGCACggacacctggaggagaggagaggcaaccACCAGGTGAGCGGGATTAGAAGAGTCAGGACTGTGTGGGTGAGCGAAGGAGAGAAGCGTAGGTTTGTTGTCACTCGGTTGTGAGCGCAGCGATTCTTGTGGTTGCCCTGTGTATGACCAGTGCCCTGAACCAGAATGTGTGTTCCTGTGTCTAGGTGTCGGAGGTGTCTGGTGAGGTGGAGGTGCTGATGGAGAGGATGAAGCAGCTGCAGGAGTGTCGTGATGAAGAGGAAGCAAGTCAGGAGGAGATGGCCACACGCTTTGAGAGGGAGAAGACCGAGAGCATGCTGGTGGCCACGGCAGAGGACGAGGAGTGCGTGCCATCCAGAGACGTATCCAGGCACTTTGAAGACCCCAGCTACGGCTACAAGGACTTCTCCAGGAGAGGAGAACATGTACCCACCTTCAGAGTGCAGGTATATAATACACACCTTCAGGGAgagccagaaagagagaaagggagagagaaagtgaagttTGTTTTTTCTCAGTAACTTCAAGATGACGTTTCCTAAACGTTACCATGTTGCGCTATAGACTATCTGATTGATCAGTTGATATCCAGACATTCTGATTAACCCCTTGCTTTCCTCTCTTCAGGACTACAGTTGGGAGGACCACGGCTACTCCCTGGTGAACCGTCTGTACCCTGACGTTGGTCAGCTGCTGGATGAGAAGTTCCAGATGGCCTACaacctgacctacaacaccatggCCATGCACAAGGACGTGGACACCACCATGCTGCGCAGGGCCATCTGGAACTACATTCACTGCATGTTTGGCATCAGGTACgccactcactggctctatacaaACACACATCTACTcatgtaaatgtatatatttcaTGATGTAATATGCTAGATTCAGGCAAAAGAATGTTATCACGTGTTTAATATATTGACAAAGTGCAGTAATTTGGTACA is a genomic window containing:
- the sesn1 gene encoding sestrin-1 isoform X1; the encoded protein is MDIQDQDATARWEALGSRDARSRGTAMEHISQEVMRRVESIGPIPATVPSPLATAGHPTSDLNDILARLLMLSKRCPFDDVRERCVWLLQNVQDFGVRIPRPLGNGPSRFIPEKEILQVSKVDPRTQSIFEDAFAALGRLDNISLVMGFHPQYLESFLRTQHYLLQMDGPLSLHYRHYIGIMAAARHQCSYLVNLHVNDFLQVGGDSKWLNGLDGAPQKLQALGELNKILAHRPWLLTKAHIEHLLKAEEHSWSLAELIHAVVLLTHYHSLASFTFGCGITPEIHSDGGHTFRPPSLSQYCVCDIANGNGHGHLEERRGNHQVSEVSGEVEVLMERMKQLQECRDEEEASQEEMATRFEREKTESMLVATAEDEECVPSRDVSRHFEDPSYGYKDFSRRGEHVPTFRVQDYSWEDHGYSLVNRLYPDVGQLLDEKFQMAYNLTYNTMAMHKDVDTTMLRRAIWNYIHCMFGIRYDDYDYGEINQLLDRSFKVYIKTMVCSPEKTTKRMYESFWRQFQHSEKVHVNLLLMEARMQAELLYALRAITRYMT
- the sesn1 gene encoding sestrin-1 isoform X3, whose translation is MKHATAATETIESNSFKVTDVFKICTQCERLSKKDFGVRIPRPLGNGPSRFIPEKEILQVSKVDPRTQSIFEDAFAALGRLDNISLVMGFHPQYLESFLRTQHYLLQMDGPLSLHYRHYIGIMAAARHQCSYLVNLHVNDFLQVGGDSKWLNGLDGAPQKLQALGELNKILAHRPWLLTKAHIEHLLKAEEHSWSLAELIHAVVLLTHYHSLASFTFGCGITPEIHSDGGHTFRPPSLSQYCVCDIANGNGHGHLEERRGNHQVSEVSGEVEVLMERMKQLQECRDEEEASQEEMATRFEREKTESMLVATAEDEECVPSRDVSRHFEDPSYGYKDFSRRGEHVPTFRVQDYSWEDHGYSLVNRLYPDVGQLLDEKFQMAYNLTYNTMAMHKDVDTTMLRRAIWNYIHCMFGIRYDDYDYGEINQLLDRSFKVYIKTMVCSPEKTTKRMYESFWRQFQHSEKVHVNLLLMEARMQAELLYALRAITRYMT
- the sesn1 gene encoding sestrin-1 isoform X4; translated protein: MKHATAATETIESNSFKVTDVFKICTQCERLSKKDFGVRIPRPLGNGPSRFIPEKEYLESFLRTQHYLLQMDGPLSLHYRHYIGIMAAARHQCSYLVNLHVNDFLQVGGDSKWLNGLDGAPQKLQALGELNKILAHRPWLLTKAHIEHLLKAEEHSWSLAELIHAVVLLTHYHSLASFTFGCGITPEIHSDGGHTFRPPSLSQYCVCDIANGNGHGHLEERRGNHQVSEVSGEVEVLMERMKQLQECRDEEEASQEEMATRFEREKTESMLVATAEDEECVPSRDVSRHFEDPSYGYKDFSRRGEHVPTFRVQDYSWEDHGYSLVNRLYPDVGQLLDEKFQMAYNLTYNTMAMHKDVDTTMLRRAIWNYIHCMFGIRYDDYDYGEINQLLDRSFKVYIKTMVCSPEKTTKRMYESFWRQFQHSEKVHVNLLLMEARMQAELLYALRAITRYMT
- the sesn1 gene encoding sestrin-1 isoform X2 — translated: MDIQDQDATARWEALGSRDARSRGTAMEHISQEVMRRVESIGPIPATVPSPLATAGHPTSDLNDILARLLMLSKRCPFDDVRERCVWLLQNVQDFGVRIPRPLGNGPSRFIPEKEYLESFLRTQHYLLQMDGPLSLHYRHYIGIMAAARHQCSYLVNLHVNDFLQVGGDSKWLNGLDGAPQKLQALGELNKILAHRPWLLTKAHIEHLLKAEEHSWSLAELIHAVVLLTHYHSLASFTFGCGITPEIHSDGGHTFRPPSLSQYCVCDIANGNGHGHLEERRGNHQVSEVSGEVEVLMERMKQLQECRDEEEASQEEMATRFEREKTESMLVATAEDEECVPSRDVSRHFEDPSYGYKDFSRRGEHVPTFRVQDYSWEDHGYSLVNRLYPDVGQLLDEKFQMAYNLTYNTMAMHKDVDTTMLRRAIWNYIHCMFGIRYDDYDYGEINQLLDRSFKVYIKTMVCSPEKTTKRMYESFWRQFQHSEKVHVNLLLMEARMQAELLYALRAITRYMT
- the sesn1 gene encoding sestrin-1 isoform X5, with the protein product MGFHPQYLESFLRTQHYLLQMDGPLSLHYRHYIGIMAAARHQCSYLVNLHVNDFLQVGGDSKWLNGLDGAPQKLQALGELNKILAHRPWLLTKAHIEHLLKAEEHSWSLAELIHAVVLLTHYHSLASFTFGCGITPEIHSDGGHTFRPPSLSQYCVCDIANGNGHGHLEERRGNHQVSEVSGEVEVLMERMKQLQECRDEEEASQEEMATRFEREKTESMLVATAEDEECVPSRDVSRHFEDPSYGYKDFSRRGEHVPTFRVQDYSWEDHGYSLVNRLYPDVGQLLDEKFQMAYNLTYNTMAMHKDVDTTMLRRAIWNYIHCMFGIRYDDYDYGEINQLLDRSFKVYIKTMVCSPEKTTKRMYESFWRQFQHSEKVHVNLLLMEARMQAELLYALRAITRYMT